A genomic window from Halorubrum trapanicum includes:
- a CDS encoding extracellular solute-binding protein produces MNEKRRTLLKAMGGTTALAGLAGCISTGGDGGDGSDGSDGGDGESGGTATLWTDLSDGEDEAMSSYIDEYESESPNTIEKNEPGGELDQQLETAIPAGEGPDSWIWAHDWIGRFAVREEPPFLYDASDDVDASLDVFTETAQEAVQFDGALHGLPFASETVALFYNEDMVDEPPETFEEMLSVMDEYHNPENGEYGLSYPVTDPYFASGFIQAYGGDIFDTESLETALDSDACKRGMDALEQLFDYVPADPGYESQIVAFADGAAPFAINGPWEIANLGEEIENLGVTTLPTVDGNNPRTYSGIQTFYFSAMLSDADQPTVDAATGLAEWYTTNEDIIETNAEEQGYIPVLSSVVEDGDLSADVQAFAQQVDHGVPIPTHPNMNAVWTPLTEALTRVFNGNQESGPALDQAASEIRENQ; encoded by the coding sequence ATGAACGAGAAACGTAGAACGCTGCTCAAGGCGATGGGGGGAACGACTGCGCTCGCGGGACTCGCGGGCTGTATCAGCACCGGCGGCGACGGCGGTGACGGGTCCGACGGAAGCGATGGCGGCGACGGCGAGAGCGGCGGCACCGCGACGCTGTGGACCGACCTCTCGGACGGCGAGGACGAGGCCATGTCCTCGTACATCGACGAGTACGAGTCCGAGAGCCCCAACACGATCGAGAAGAACGAGCCGGGCGGCGAGCTCGACCAGCAGCTCGAAACCGCGATCCCGGCCGGCGAGGGGCCCGACTCGTGGATCTGGGCGCACGACTGGATCGGCCGGTTCGCGGTCCGCGAGGAGCCGCCGTTCCTCTACGACGCGAGCGACGACGTCGACGCCTCGCTGGACGTCTTCACGGAGACCGCCCAGGAGGCCGTCCAGTTCGACGGCGCGCTCCACGGGCTCCCGTTCGCCTCGGAGACGGTCGCGCTGTTCTACAACGAGGACATGGTCGACGAGCCGCCCGAGACGTTCGAGGAGATGCTCTCGGTGATGGACGAGTATCACAACCCGGAGAACGGCGAGTACGGCCTCTCGTACCCCGTCACGGACCCGTACTTTGCTAGCGGGTTCATCCAGGCGTACGGCGGCGACATCTTCGACACGGAGAGCCTCGAGACCGCCCTCGACAGCGACGCGTGTAAGCGGGGGATGGACGCGCTTGAACAGCTGTTCGACTACGTGCCGGCCGACCCCGGCTACGAGTCGCAGATCGTCGCGTTCGCCGACGGCGCCGCGCCGTTCGCGATCAACGGCCCGTGGGAGATCGCGAACCTCGGCGAGGAGATCGAGAATCTCGGCGTCACGACGCTGCCGACCGTCGACGGCAACAACCCCCGGACGTACTCGGGGATCCAGACGTTCTACTTCAGCGCGATGCTGTCGGACGCCGACCAGCCGACGGTCGACGCCGCGACGGGCCTGGCCGAGTGGTACACCACGAACGAGGACATCATCGAGACCAACGCCGAGGAGCAGGGGTACATTCCCGTCCTCTCCTCCGTCGTGGAGGACGGCGACCTCTCCGCCGACGTTCAGGCGTTCGCTCAGCAGGTCGACCACGGCGTGCCCATCCCGACCCACCCGAACATGAACGCCGTCTGGACGCCGCTGACCGAGGCGCTGACCCGCGTCTTCAACGGCAATCAGGAGAGCGGCCCGGCCCTCGACCAGGCCGCGTCGGAGATCCGGGAGAACCAGTAG